The following coding sequences lie in one Seriola aureovittata isolate HTS-2021-v1 ecotype China chromosome 5, ASM2101889v1, whole genome shotgun sequence genomic window:
- the neflb gene encoding neurofilament light chain b: MQIHCAVNPATFLDREQPVSEVMTSTGFDPYFPSSYKRRVVVRSAGYGAGGGIGSRSAYSSHAAPLTSYASLRRSYPTHARVTSSYSSVLSAPVSAAATELRLDQAAQVSSEFKTLRTQEKAELQGLNDRFASFIERVHELEQQNKLLETELLLLRQRQTEPSNLRALYEHEIRQLRAAVDEAHHEKQAAQDHRDEMEDVLRDLQKRYEDEVLGRAEAEGRLMDARKGADEATLSQAELEKRVRNLLDELDFLKRLCESEIAELQAQIQYRADVSVEMEVAKPDLSAALRDIRMQYEKLAQRNLQSAEEWFCNKMNVMTVGTVRNTESARHTKDEAGEYRQLLKTRTLEIDACREMNQALENQLQDVEEKQSAEISALQDTIGQLEEELRANKNDMARYLKDYQDLLNVKMALDIEIAAYRKLLEGEENRLNVASMGSVTAYSQAMYAVPSYGRTQISMQAQLSSAAPYLLSSRFYTSSVFKEETISASQAQQAEASAPQEDDDEQVEEEEKEEEEEEQVEEKEEEAEKEEEQGEEGEEVEEEEEKQEEGEEEADEKEGEAEDEAKEDDEQGGDESQPQEEADAEQKEAGGEKEEEVEAEEKKPTDRKV; encoded by the exons ATGCAGATTCACTGTGCAGTCAACCCAGCTACATTCCTAGACAGAGAGCAGCCCGTCTCTGAAGTCATGACTTCCACCGGCTTTGACCCGTACTTCCCCTCTTCCTACAAGAGGAGAGTGGTGGTGCGCAGTGCAGGATATGGAGCTGGTGGAGGAATAGGCTCTAGGTCTGCCTACTCCAGCCATGCAGCCCCATTAACTTCCTATGCATCGCTACGCAGAAGTTATCCAACTCATGCCCGAGTTACCTCCAGCTACTCCTCTGTGCTTTCTGCTCCAGTGTCCGCAGCTGCCACTGAGCTACGACTTGACCAggcagcccaggtcagctctgagTTCAAAACACTAAGGACCCAGGAGAAGGCTGAGCTGCAGGGCCTGAATGACCGCTTTGCAAGCTTCATTGAGCGGGTCCATGAGCTGGAGCAGCAGAACAAGTTGCTGGAGACTGAACTTCTGCTGCTCAGGCAGAGGCAGACGGAGCCATCCAACCTCAGGGCCCTGTATGAGCATGAGATCCGCCAGCTCCGAGCTGCCGTAGATGAGGCTCACCATGAAAAGCAAGCTGCCCAGGATCACAGGGATGAGATGGAAGATGTGCTGAGGGACCTGCAAAAGCGCTATGAGGATGAAGTGCTCGGCAGAGCAGAAGCAGAGGGCAGGCTCATGGATGCCAGGAAGGGAGCAGATGAAGCTACACTGAGCCAGGCTGAGCTTGAGAAAAGAGTCAGGAACCTGCTGGATGAGCTAGACTTCCTGAAGCGCCTCTGTGAGAGTGAGATTGCAGAGCTGCAGGCCCAAATACAGTACAGAGCAGATGTGTCAGTGGAAATGGAGGTCGCTAAACCTGACCTGTCTGCTGCTCTCCGTGACATCCGAATGCAGTATGAGAAGCTGGCCCAACGCAACCTTCAGTCAGCCGAAGAGTGGTTCTGCAACAAGATGAATGTGATGACAGTAGGCACTGTTCGCAACACTGAGAGTGCAAGACATACCAAAGATGAGGCTGGAGAATACCGCCAGCTCCTCAAAACCAGGACGCTGGAGATTGATGCCTGCCGTGAGATGAACCAAGCTCTGGAAAATCAGCTGCAGgatgtggaggaaaaacagagtgCTGAGATCTCTGCACTGCAG GATACAATAGGTCAACTGGAGGAAGAGTTGAGGGCAAACAAGAATGACATGGCCCGCTACTTGAAAGATTATCAGGACCTCTTGAATGTGAAGATGGCCTTGGATATTGAAATTGCAGCCTACAG GAAGCTCCTTGAAGGAGAAGAGAACCGtttgaatgtggcaagtatGGGGTCCGTCACCGCCTACTCCCAGGCCATGTATGCTGTTCCCTCTTATGGAAGAACACAGATCTCCATGCAGGCTCAGCTGAGCTCTGCAGCTCCGTACCTGCTGAGCTCCCGCTTTTACACTTCATCAGTCTTCAAAGAGGAGACAATATCCGCAAGCCAAGCACAGCAGGCGGAGGCCAGCGCCCCTCAAGAAGACGACGATGAGCaagtggaagaagaagagaaggaggaagaggaggaggagcaggtagaagagaaggaggaggaggcagagaaagaggaagagcagggagaagagggggaggaagtggaggaggaggaggaaaaacaagaggaaggagaggaagaagcagaTGAAAAAG AGGGTGAGGCAGAGGATGAAGCAAAAGAAGATGACGAGCAAGGAGGAGATGAGAGCCAACCCCAAGAAGAGGCCGACGCTGAGCAGAAGGAGGCAGGAggtgaaaaagaagaggaggtggaggctgaAGAGAAAAAACCAACAGATAGAAAAGTTTAA